Proteins encoded in a region of the Caballeronia sp. M1242 genome:
- a CDS encoding intradiol ring-cleavage dioxygenase has product MQTRNAGRGRRNFLRKSAALPSTFLLLALGDAYGRPGEVSATPACAGEDEPTRQQTAGPFFLPHSPQRASLLEPGIDGTRIVLTGRVVSTQCRAVSGALLDFWHADDAGEYDVKGFRLRGHQFADSEGRYRLETILPGLYPGRTRHIHVTVQPPNGAILTTQLYFPGEQRNAQDSLFDRRLLVAIDKAGERKAARFDFVLA; this is encoded by the coding sequence ATGCAGACACGAAACGCGGGTCGAGGCCGGCGCAATTTTCTTCGCAAGTCTGCGGCGCTGCCGTCGACGTTCCTGCTGCTGGCGCTCGGCGATGCGTATGGACGGCCCGGCGAAGTCTCGGCGACGCCCGCCTGCGCGGGCGAAGACGAGCCGACGCGGCAGCAGACGGCAGGTCCGTTTTTCCTGCCGCACTCGCCGCAACGGGCATCGCTGCTCGAACCGGGCATCGATGGAACGAGGATCGTCCTGACTGGCCGGGTGGTTTCGACGCAGTGCAGGGCAGTTTCCGGGGCTTTGCTCGATTTCTGGCATGCCGACGACGCCGGCGAGTACGACGTCAAAGGGTTTCGGCTCCGCGGCCATCAATTCGCGGACAGCGAAGGGCGTTACCGGCTGGAGACGATTCTTCCCGGGCTATACCCCGGACGAACGAGACATATCCATGTGACGGTGCAGCCGCCGAACGGGGCGATTCTGACCACGCAACTGTATTTTCCCGGCGAGCAACGCAACGCTCAGGATTCACTGTTCGATCGACGGCTATTGGTTGCGATCGACAAGGCCGGCGAGCGAAAGGCGGCCCGCTTCGATTTCGTCCTCGCTTAA
- a CDS encoding ATP-binding protein, with translation MIVRIAQHPLKQRLLFGAASTAVVLLAQQALTLVAHGRLTFLFISATLPLVTVLFGALSGLLLLVSGIAFGALWMQPIGSFAVPQQDDQIVLLAYSVVGAFLVTAGQQLAKVARRAGRAEAATRDAADRLLQVERDARHRFDVALDSAGVPFCILTPVVRERRIAELRWDYLNEAAAALFNQNTAVVIGSSTSFVRPAGWDADVLLERLAPLAERPGREAFDVRVEGENGEQWFHVVAASLEGSVVAWFVDVTPRVRAERALSEADRRKDEFLATLAHELRNPLAPIRQVAEILEQPSLSEERRSWCIDVLRRQSAAMALLLDDLLDVSRITRGALELRPETVALREVVDEALEVARPILAGKGHELVIKPPARPLHIKADRLRLAQVLANLLTNAAKYTPPGGRVELTATANDAEIVLSVEDNGIGIEPDKLSAIFAMFSQVNRDQHRQGGLGIGLALSKSLIELHGGRLTASSGGKDRGSRFSIHLPAASRVLSPPAPPRVPALDRSSVATHRILVVDDNVDAADAMTAFLQMEGHEVRTAYSGEEAVALLGHYSPKVILLDLGLPGISGIDVARHIRAMPSTKDVTLIAITGWGQPQDRASTADAGFDFHFTKPVDVGQLNRAIESAVLAT, from the coding sequence ATGATCGTTCGCATCGCACAGCATCCCCTGAAGCAGCGCTTGTTGTTCGGCGCGGCATCCACTGCCGTCGTGTTACTGGCTCAGCAGGCGCTGACGCTCGTGGCGCACGGACGGCTGACCTTCCTCTTCATCAGCGCCACCCTTCCGCTCGTCACGGTGCTGTTCGGGGCGTTGTCGGGGCTGCTGCTTCTCGTAAGCGGCATCGCGTTCGGCGCGCTCTGGATGCAACCTATCGGCAGTTTCGCGGTCCCGCAGCAGGACGATCAGATCGTGCTGCTCGCGTACTCGGTGGTCGGCGCATTTCTGGTCACGGCCGGACAGCAATTGGCCAAGGTGGCCCGGCGCGCAGGAAGAGCAGAAGCAGCGACCCGCGATGCCGCCGATCGCCTCTTGCAAGTCGAGCGCGACGCCCGGCACCGGTTCGACGTGGCGCTGGACAGCGCCGGCGTGCCGTTTTGCATCCTCACGCCCGTCGTGCGCGAACGCCGTATCGCCGAGCTTCGATGGGACTACCTCAACGAGGCGGCCGCAGCGCTATTCAATCAGAACACTGCGGTGGTGATCGGCAGTTCGACTTCGTTTGTGCGTCCGGCTGGCTGGGACGCAGACGTTCTGCTCGAGCGACTCGCCCCGCTTGCCGAGCGTCCGGGACGCGAGGCCTTCGACGTCCGCGTTGAGGGTGAGAACGGCGAGCAGTGGTTTCATGTGGTCGCGGCGTCGCTGGAAGGCTCCGTCGTCGCCTGGTTTGTCGACGTGACGCCGCGCGTGCGCGCCGAACGGGCACTTTCGGAGGCCGACCGCCGCAAGGACGAGTTTCTTGCGACGCTCGCGCATGAGTTGCGCAATCCATTGGCGCCGATCAGGCAGGTTGCCGAGATACTCGAACAGCCGAGCTTGAGCGAAGAACGAAGAAGCTGGTGCATCGACGTGCTGCGCCGCCAGTCGGCCGCCATGGCGCTTTTACTCGACGACCTGCTGGACGTGTCGCGCATCACGCGCGGGGCGCTGGAGTTGCGCCCAGAAACGGTTGCGCTGCGGGAGGTGGTCGACGAAGCGCTCGAGGTCGCGCGGCCGATCCTCGCAGGCAAAGGGCACGAGCTCGTTATCAAGCCTCCCGCCCGGCCATTGCATATCAAGGCGGATCGCCTTCGACTCGCGCAGGTGCTCGCCAACCTGCTGACGAACGCCGCGAAATACACGCCGCCGGGCGGGCGCGTCGAACTCACGGCGACGGCAAATGACGCGGAAATCGTCCTGTCGGTCGAGGATAACGGCATCGGCATCGAGCCGGACAAGTTGTCCGCGATCTTCGCCATGTTTTCGCAGGTGAATCGCGATCAGCACCGCCAGGGTGGTCTTGGCATCGGGCTGGCGCTGTCAAAATCGCTGATCGAGCTGCATGGAGGCCGACTGACCGCGTCCAGCGGTGGCAAGGATCGGGGGAGCCGCTTCTCCATTCATCTGCCAGCCGCGTCGCGCGTACTGTCACCGCCGGCTCCGCCGCGCGTCCCGGCTCTCGATCGTTCGTCGGTTGCGACGCATCGCATTCTGGTCGTCGATGACAATGTCGACGCAGCAGACGCAATGACGGCATTCCTGCAAATGGAGGGGCACGAAGTACGGACCGCCTATTCCGGCGAGGAGGCCGTCGCGCTTCTCGGCCACTACAGTCCGAAGGTGATTCTGCTCGACTTGGGATTGCCCGGCATCAGCGGAATCGACGTCGCTCGCCACATCCGCGCCATGCCTTCTACGAAGGACGTAACGCTGATTGCCATCACCGGATGGGGTCAGCCGCAAGACCGCGCAAGCACCGCGGACGCCGGATTCGACTTCCACTTCACGAAACCAGTGGATGTGGGGCAACTCAACCGCGCAATCGAGAGCGCCGTTCTGGCAACCTAG
- a CDS encoding glutathione-independent formaldehyde dehydrogenase: protein MKAVVYRGPRQVAVEDVPDPKIERPTDAIVRITSTNICGSDLHMYEGRTDFEQGRIFGHENLGVVEEVGPAVERIKPGDWVCLPFNVSCGHCVNCERGLTAFCLHANGPGIAGGAFGFADMGPWPGGQAEYLRVPWADFMSLKLPPGAEEKQTDYVMCADIFPTGWHATELAGMRPGDSVVIYGSGPVGLMAAHSAMIKGARSVMVVDCHPDRLKLAESIGAIAIDYSKDDPVQRVMDLTHGIGADVGCECVGYQCHDPAPQRHEHPNLTINNLVSSVKFTGGIGVVGVFVPQDPGAQDELAKQGKIAFDWGKCWFKGQHIATGQCNVKAYNRQLRDLISVGRAKPSFIVSHELKLDQAPDAYQHFDVREHGWTKVVLHPGG, encoded by the coding sequence ATGAAAGCAGTCGTATATCGCGGTCCTCGCCAGGTCGCCGTAGAAGACGTGCCTGACCCGAAGATCGAGCGCCCGACTGATGCCATCGTCAGAATCACCAGTACCAACATCTGCGGGTCCGACCTGCACATGTACGAAGGCCGAACCGACTTCGAGCAAGGGCGCATCTTCGGTCACGAGAATCTGGGCGTCGTCGAAGAAGTAGGACCGGCCGTGGAGCGCATCAAGCCCGGCGACTGGGTGTGCCTGCCATTCAATGTGAGTTGCGGCCACTGCGTGAACTGCGAGCGCGGCCTCACCGCGTTCTGCCTGCACGCGAACGGGCCGGGTATCGCGGGCGGTGCGTTCGGCTTTGCGGACATGGGACCGTGGCCGGGCGGCCAGGCCGAGTATCTCAGAGTGCCCTGGGCGGATTTCATGTCTCTGAAGCTGCCGCCGGGCGCCGAGGAGAAACAGACCGACTACGTGATGTGCGCCGACATCTTCCCCACCGGTTGGCACGCCACAGAACTAGCCGGCATGCGGCCCGGTGATTCGGTCGTGATCTATGGCTCGGGACCAGTGGGTCTCATGGCCGCGCACTCGGCCATGATCAAGGGCGCACGCAGCGTCATGGTGGTGGACTGCCATCCCGACCGGCTGAAGCTGGCCGAGTCGATCGGCGCCATTGCGATCGATTATTCCAAGGACGACCCGGTGCAGCGAGTGATGGACCTGACACACGGAATAGGCGCGGACGTGGGCTGCGAATGCGTCGGTTACCAGTGTCACGATCCGGCTCCGCAACGCCATGAGCATCCCAATCTGACGATCAACAATCTGGTGTCGTCGGTCAAGTTCACTGGCGGGATCGGCGTGGTCGGCGTGTTCGTTCCGCAGGATCCGGGCGCGCAGGACGAACTGGCGAAGCAGGGAAAGATTGCGTTCGACTGGGGCAAGTGCTGGTTCAAAGGCCAGCACATTGCCACGGGTCAGTGCAACGTCAAGGCGTACAACCGGCAGTTGCGCGATCTCATTTCGGTGGGACGCGCGAAGCCGTCGTTCATCGTTTCTCATGAGTTGAAGCTCGACCAGGCGCCCGACGCCTATCAACACTTCGACGTGCGCGAGCATGGCTGGACCAAGGTTGTCCTGCATCCCGGAGGCTAG
- a CDS encoding metallophosphoesterase, whose product MLSWVHFGDLHASGDDQYESLDHLKSMIRLVNRHLSDRVDFAFLPGDNANNGTPEQYGKIADEVARLTLPLHAIPGDHDYEPGHLDAFNAFANAALPMSRIVKGHRCIFLDVVSAGRGGPDFRLSGPDFQWLEQELALSARDPELPVVFMHAYPGDIADGHALASAFARANVAMVDTGHTHYNELLNDGWVVYAATRSTGQIEEDDGRPGFSVAAVDSGVVSWKFHPLDASWPFVMITRPSDRRLHRSRSAPRNVDATRVRVLVSNDDVVSVTGHLDGMPIPFSRSADETGIWQAVLPAAATGYRARLTVTARTADGRSGEDSITLQPAGNADKHLRHHAALGTDAHAVEPWPEHGILGSQLGPNKNGRHW is encoded by the coding sequence ATGTTGAGCTGGGTGCACTTCGGGGACCTTCATGCCTCGGGCGACGACCAGTACGAAAGTCTCGATCATCTGAAGTCGATGATCCGCCTCGTCAATCGCCACTTGTCCGACCGGGTGGACTTCGCGTTTCTTCCGGGCGACAACGCGAACAACGGCACGCCCGAGCAGTACGGCAAGATAGCCGATGAAGTGGCCCGCCTGACGCTGCCGCTTCATGCGATACCCGGCGATCACGATTACGAGCCCGGCCACCTCGACGCCTTCAACGCCTTTGCTAACGCCGCGTTGCCGATGTCGCGCATCGTGAAGGGCCACCGGTGCATCTTTCTGGACGTCGTATCCGCGGGACGGGGCGGGCCGGACTTCAGGCTGTCGGGTCCTGATTTTCAGTGGCTCGAGCAAGAGCTCGCGCTATCCGCTCGCGACCCGGAGCTGCCCGTCGTCTTCATGCACGCCTATCCCGGCGATATCGCCGATGGACACGCGCTCGCTTCGGCGTTCGCGCGCGCGAACGTCGCGATGGTCGACACCGGGCACACGCACTACAACGAGTTGCTCAACGACGGCTGGGTCGTCTACGCGGCGACCCGTTCGACCGGACAGATCGAAGAAGACGATGGTCGCCCGGGATTCTCAGTCGCGGCGGTGGATAGCGGTGTCGTGAGCTGGAAGTTCCACCCGCTCGATGCCTCGTGGCCCTTCGTCATGATCACGCGTCCGTCCGACAGGAGGCTGCATCGCAGCCGCTCGGCGCCGAGAAACGTGGACGCGACGCGCGTGCGCGTGCTGGTTTCCAATGACGATGTCGTGTCCGTCACCGGCCATCTCGACGGCATGCCGATCCCGTTCTCCCGCAGCGCCGACGAGACCGGCATCTGGCAAGCGGTTCTTCCGGCTGCCGCAACAGGTTATCGGGCGCGCTTGACGGTGACTGCCCGCACCGCTGACGGGCGAAGCGGCGAGGACTCGATCACGCTGCAACCGGCAGGGAATGCGGACAAGCACCTCAGGCACCACGCCGCGCTCGGCACGGATGCGCACGCCGTGGAACCCTGGCCCGAGCACGGCATCCTCGGCTCGCAGCTCGGCCCCAACAAGAACGGTCGTCATTGGTGA
- a CDS encoding SMP-30/gluconolactonase/LRE family protein, protein MTRFPAASAILAITLVANASFAQEQSGASPDTGRLQQVASFEHQVTGVTVSKDGRIFVNFPRWTEDAPISVAELTPDGQTKPYPDDEWNSWRNAKKNQVSAGDHFVCVQSVVADARGNLWVVDPAAPATAPLVKGGPKLVKVDLKANKVAQVIRFDETVAPQGSYLNDVRFSPDGRYAYLTDAGAKGALVVVDLQSGKARRVLDGHPSTQPEKDVVVRTDGHELRRPDGRGVEFAADSLALSPDGGTLYWKALTGRTLYRIATNALQNPRLAEKDLEARVQAVAQTEPTDGLWMDAHGRLYLSAIEQDAVKVRDGDRIATVVQDKRLRWPDTFSEGPDGTVYITSSHIQDMSWFKPENGPRLQTQLWRIERSQTSQ, encoded by the coding sequence ATGACCCGATTCCCAGCCGCATCCGCCATTCTGGCGATAACACTTGTTGCAAACGCATCCTTCGCTCAGGAGCAATCTGGCGCTTCGCCAGACACGGGCCGACTGCAACAGGTCGCCAGCTTCGAGCATCAGGTCACAGGCGTGACCGTCTCAAAGGATGGGCGCATCTTCGTCAATTTCCCGCGCTGGACAGAAGATGCGCCGATCTCGGTTGCCGAACTGACGCCCGACGGCCAGACCAAGCCTTACCCGGACGATGAATGGAATTCGTGGCGCAACGCCAAGAAGAACCAGGTGTCTGCCGGAGATCACTTCGTGTGCGTTCAGAGCGTCGTGGCGGATGCGCGCGGGAATCTTTGGGTCGTCGACCCGGCCGCGCCAGCGACGGCACCGCTCGTGAAGGGCGGCCCCAAACTGGTGAAAGTCGATCTGAAGGCGAACAAGGTCGCGCAGGTGATTCGCTTCGACGAGACCGTCGCGCCTCAGGGAAGCTATCTGAACGATGTGCGTTTCTCGCCGGACGGACGGTATGCCTATCTGACCGATGCCGGGGCCAAGGGAGCGCTCGTCGTCGTGGACTTGCAAAGCGGCAAGGCTCGACGCGTTCTGGACGGCCACCCGAGCACGCAGCCGGAGAAGGACGTCGTGGTACGCACCGATGGACACGAGCTGCGCCGGCCCGACGGACGTGGCGTCGAATTCGCCGCCGACAGCCTTGCGCTTTCGCCCGATGGCGGCACGCTCTACTGGAAAGCATTGACCGGCCGCACGCTTTATCGGATCGCGACGAACGCATTGCAGAACCCGCGTCTCGCGGAGAAGGACCTGGAAGCTCGCGTGCAGGCTGTCGCGCAGACGGAGCCGACGGACGGTCTCTGGATGGATGCGCACGGGCGGCTCTACTTGAGCGCTATCGAGCAGGACGCGGTCAAGGTTCGTGACGGGGATCGCATCGCAACCGTCGTTCAGGACAAGCGGCTACGCTGGCCCGACACGTTTTCCGAAGGCCCCGACGGCACGGTCTATATCACGAGCTCCCACATACAGGACATGAGCTGGTTCAAGCCCGAAAACGGCCCGCGCCTCCAGACGCAACTGTGGCGCATCGAGCGTTCCCAAACCTCGCAGTGA
- a CDS encoding arsenic transporter — protein MNPTFLSWGIAFAATAGVILRPFRWPEAIWAVAGAVMLVALGLLPAQLAWQAVGKGTDVYLFLIGMMLLSELGRREGLFDWVAVHAVNYAHGSPRKLFLLVYLVGVVVTTFLSNDAAAVVLTPAVFAAAKKARTKPLPMLYVCAFIANAASFVLPISNPANLVLYANHTPALGLWVARFALPSVMSIVATFVMLRWTQRKALNGECARDLPVERLSANGKVTLASIGVTAVALLVVSAFDLQLGLPTAILGILTALVVLIKERESPVKLVSDISWSVLPLVAGLFVLVEVLDHTGVIREISGLLRQSTQNDQSMTAAVSGLVIAFGSNAINNLPAGLIASATALQAHSPERVIDALLIGVDLGPNLSITGSLATILWLSSIRREGEEVSFMQFLKVGIVVMPPALVLALGCRLLTGH, from the coding sequence ATGAATCCGACCTTTCTCTCCTGGGGCATTGCGTTCGCCGCCACTGCCGGCGTCATCTTGCGGCCGTTTCGCTGGCCCGAGGCGATCTGGGCCGTGGCGGGCGCCGTCATGCTCGTCGCGCTCGGGCTGCTTCCTGCGCAGCTCGCGTGGCAAGCGGTCGGCAAGGGCACGGACGTTTATCTGTTTCTCATCGGCATGATGCTGCTGTCGGAACTCGGCCGTCGCGAAGGCCTTTTCGACTGGGTCGCGGTGCATGCCGTGAACTATGCCCACGGATCGCCTCGCAAGCTCTTCCTGCTCGTCTATCTCGTCGGTGTCGTGGTGACGACGTTCCTCTCGAACGACGCGGCCGCCGTCGTGCTCACGCCCGCCGTGTTCGCCGCCGCGAAGAAAGCACGAACGAAGCCGCTTCCGATGCTCTATGTCTGCGCGTTCATCGCCAATGCGGCGAGCTTCGTCTTGCCGATCTCGAATCCGGCCAATCTCGTGCTCTATGCGAACCACACGCCCGCGCTTGGTCTCTGGGTGGCGCGCTTCGCGTTGCCCTCGGTGATGTCGATCGTCGCCACGTTCGTCATGTTGCGCTGGACGCAGCGTAAGGCCCTCAACGGAGAATGCGCGCGCGACCTGCCTGTCGAAAGACTCAGCGCGAACGGCAAGGTCACGCTGGCGAGCATCGGCGTGACGGCGGTCGCGCTGCTCGTCGTCTCGGCGTTCGACCTGCAACTCGGTTTGCCGACGGCGATTCTCGGCATCCTGACGGCGCTCGTCGTGTTGATCAAAGAGCGCGAGTCACCGGTCAAGCTCGTCAGCGACATATCGTGGAGCGTGTTGCCGCTCGTCGCGGGCCTTTTCGTGCTGGTTGAAGTGCTCGATCACACGGGCGTCATACGCGAGATTTCGGGGCTGCTGAGACAGTCGACGCAAAACGATCAGTCGATGACAGCGGCGGTATCGGGACTCGTCATCGCCTTCGGCAGCAACGCGATCAACAACCTGCCCGCCGGGCTCATCGCAAGCGCGACGGCCTTGCAGGCGCACAGTCCGGAGCGCGTCATCGATGCCCTGCTGATCGGCGTGGACCTCGGCCCGAATCTCTCGATCACCGGCTCGCTGGCGACGATTCTCTGGCTATCGTCGATCCGGCGCGAAGGCGAAGAAGTGAGCTTCATGCAGTTCCTGAAGGTCGGCATCGTCGTCATGCCTCCCGCGCTCGTGCTGGCGCTGGGCTGCCGGCTGCTGACCGGGCATTGA
- a CDS encoding MFS transporter, with translation MNPQYALEGLNFFMADVQAGIGPFLGVFLQAQGWHPEAIGTVMTLGGIAGMLATSPAGALVDATHHKRGIIVIAGVMTTLASLVLWLSHGYWIVAASQICTAVTGAALGPAVAGVTLGIVREKGFDRQFGRNQVANHAGNVVGAALSGWLGWRYGFGAVFVLAGVFGILTIIATLLIRRDAIDHDSARGLGGGASNEHAHQHEHASGFRVLLTCRPLLLLAAALAMFHLGNAAMLPLYGLAVVAAHQGDPSAFTAQTIVVAQLVMVAAAYFANRLIQRIGYWGVMLVTFLALPVRGVVAAMFITAWGVWPVQALDGIGAGLQSVAVPALVVRLLQGTGRVNVGQGVVMTLQGLGAALSPALGGVLAQHFGYASAFLVLGAVSTGSLALWLLFGKTLKKACGVRRDVTHESRLAI, from the coding sequence ATGAATCCCCAGTACGCGCTCGAAGGACTGAACTTCTTCATGGCGGATGTGCAGGCGGGCATCGGGCCGTTTCTCGGCGTCTTTCTTCAGGCGCAGGGCTGGCACCCCGAGGCCATCGGCACGGTCATGACGCTCGGCGGCATCGCGGGGATGCTCGCGACCTCGCCAGCCGGCGCGCTCGTCGATGCCACGCATCACAAGCGCGGCATCATCGTGATCGCCGGGGTGATGACCACGCTCGCGTCGCTCGTGCTGTGGCTGTCGCATGGTTACTGGATCGTGGCGGCCTCGCAGATTTGCACGGCCGTGACGGGGGCCGCGCTCGGTCCGGCCGTGGCCGGCGTGACCTTGGGCATCGTGCGCGAGAAGGGCTTCGACCGGCAGTTCGGCCGCAATCAGGTGGCCAATCATGCGGGCAACGTGGTGGGCGCCGCGCTCTCGGGCTGGCTCGGATGGCGATACGGCTTCGGCGCGGTGTTCGTGCTTGCCGGCGTGTTCGGCATCCTGACGATCATCGCGACGCTGCTGATCCGGCGCGACGCGATCGATCACGACAGCGCGCGTGGTCTCGGCGGCGGGGCATCGAACGAGCATGCGCATCAGCATGAACATGCAAGCGGCTTTCGCGTCTTGTTGACCTGCCGGCCCTTGCTGCTGCTCGCGGCGGCGCTCGCCATGTTCCATCTGGGCAATGCGGCGATGCTGCCGCTCTACGGCCTCGCTGTCGTCGCAGCGCATCAGGGCGATCCGAGCGCGTTCACCGCCCAGACCATCGTCGTCGCTCAACTCGTGATGGTCGCCGCCGCGTATTTCGCGAACCGCCTGATCCAGCGGATCGGCTACTGGGGCGTGATGCTCGTCACGTTTCTCGCGCTGCCCGTGCGCGGCGTGGTCGCCGCGATGTTCATCACCGCGTGGGGCGTCTGGCCGGTGCAGGCGCTCGACGGCATCGGCGCGGGGCTGCAAAGCGTTGCGGTGCCCGCGCTGGTCGTGCGGCTCTTGCAAGGCACGGGACGGGTGAATGTCGGGCAGGGCGTCGTGATGACGCTGCAGGGTCTCGGCGCGGCGCTGAGTCCCGCGCTCGGCGGCGTGCTCGCGCAACACTTCGGCTACGCGAGCGCTTTTCTGGTGCTGGGCGCCGTATCGACGGGATCGCTCGCGCTGTGGCTTCTCTTCGGCAAAACGCTCAAGAAAGCGTGCGGCGTTCGCCGCGACGTCACTCACGAATCTCGTCTCGCCATATGA
- a CDS encoding SRPBCC family protein, producing MASNIVAIRSHGSLGRGHIPSGVSPGELMQRMGWIPVALSAALIVSGLAGRKNSAVALALTACAGTAVWSAGRGAPLQRGRANDKAHSGRARAEPEAKRAITIGKPADALRQRWVDPRTLPQLMAGFATLRPIGENRMRWEMKTPLGRLYEWESEIVDEPGGSVGWRSLPGAAIANEGSIRFDAAPNDRGTVATLHFRFDPPGGALGQGLVQLLGDTPLNMIADNALRRFKSLVETGEIPTTERQPAARATKR from the coding sequence ATGGCAAGCAACATCGTTGCTATCCGATCGCACGGATCGTTGGGGCGCGGCCACATTCCGTCGGGCGTCTCGCCCGGTGAGCTCATGCAACGCATGGGTTGGATTCCGGTGGCGCTAAGCGCGGCGCTCATCGTTTCAGGACTCGCAGGCCGGAAGAACAGTGCCGTGGCTCTCGCGCTCACGGCTTGCGCGGGCACGGCCGTGTGGAGCGCGGGGCGCGGTGCCCCGCTCCAACGCGGCAGAGCAAATGACAAGGCGCACAGTGGACGCGCGCGCGCCGAGCCAGAGGCCAAGCGTGCCATCACCATCGGCAAGCCGGCGGACGCGCTCCGTCAACGCTGGGTCGACCCCCGCACGCTCCCGCAACTCATGGCAGGCTTCGCGACGTTACGCCCGATCGGCGAAAACCGCATGCGCTGGGAGATGAAGACGCCCCTCGGTCGCCTCTACGAATGGGAATCGGAGATCGTCGATGAACCCGGCGGGAGCGTCGGCTGGCGCTCGCTGCCCGGCGCCGCCATTGCGAACGAGGGCTCCATCCGCTTCGACGCCGCCCCGAACGACCGCGGCACGGTGGCGACACTGCACTTTCGATTCGATCCGCCCGGCGGCGCGCTCGGCCAAGGCCTGGTCCAACTGTTGGGCGACACGCCGCTGAACATGATCGCCGACAACGCGCTGCGGCGCTTCAAGAGCCTCGTCGAAACCGGCGAGATTCCCACCACTGAGCGGCAGCCCGCTGCTCGCGCAACGAAGCGCTAA
- a CDS encoding zinc-dependent alcohol dehydrogenase: MRALYWNGVNDLRVGTVKDPEIINPHDAILRVSLSTTCGSDLHFIDGYIPTMKSGDVIGHEFMGVIEDIGPEVKRLAKGDRVVVPSFIVCGQCWYCQHSLYSLCDNTHPKPELQAPLLGGHTTAGIYGYTHAFGGYAGAHAQYVRVPFADNDCFKIPDGVADETALFLSDAAPTGYMGADFCNIQPGDTVAVWGCGGVGLMAQQSARLMGAERVIGIDRFPERLQMAREHAGSETIDYTQVDSVLDTLMEMTGGRGPDACIDAVGMEAHGTGPQYAYDRVKQALRLETDRGQALREAVMACRKGGTLSVLGVYGLIDKFPMGAIMNKGMTVRSAQQHGQAYMDRLLSHAQKGELNPAYLATHRFSLEEAPRGYDMFKHKTDGCVRAVFAP, translated from the coding sequence ATGCGAGCACTGTACTGGAACGGGGTCAATGACTTGCGCGTCGGGACTGTCAAGGACCCGGAGATCATCAACCCTCATGACGCGATCCTGCGCGTCAGCTTGTCGACCACCTGCGGCTCGGATCTCCACTTCATCGATGGCTATATCCCGACGATGAAGTCCGGCGATGTCATCGGCCACGAGTTCATGGGCGTCATCGAGGACATCGGTCCCGAGGTGAAGCGCCTCGCGAAGGGCGACCGCGTCGTGGTGCCTTCATTCATCGTGTGCGGACAGTGCTGGTATTGCCAGCATTCGCTCTACTCGTTGTGCGACAACACACACCCGAAGCCCGAACTGCAGGCACCGCTTTTGGGCGGACATACGACGGCCGGCATCTACGGCTACACCCACGCCTTCGGCGGCTATGCGGGCGCGCACGCGCAATACGTGCGGGTGCCGTTTGCCGACAACGACTGCTTCAAGATCCCCGACGGCGTCGCGGACGAGACCGCGCTGTTTCTTTCGGATGCCGCCCCGACCGGCTACATGGGCGCCGACTTCTGCAACATCCAGCCGGGCGACACCGTCGCCGTGTGGGGCTGCGGCGGCGTCGGATTGATGGCGCAGCAAAGCGCGCGTCTGATGGGCGCCGAGCGGGTCATCGGAATCGACCGCTTCCCCGAGCGCTTGCAGATGGCGCGCGAGCATGCCGGCTCGGAAACGATCGACTATACGCAAGTCGACAGCGTTCTCGACACGCTCATGGAAATGACGGGCGGGCGCGGACCCGACGCCTGCATCGACGCAGTAGGGATGGAAGCGCACGGCACCGGGCCGCAATACGCGTATGACCGCGTCAAGCAGGCGCTGCGTCTGGAAACGGACCGTGGCCAGGCGTTGCGCGAGGCCGTGATGGCTTGCCGCAAAGGCGGCACGCTGTCGGTGCTCGGCGTCTACGGATTGATCGACAAGTTCCCGATGGGCGCCATCATGAACAAGGGCATGACGGTGCGCAGCGCCCAGCAGCACGGGCAGGCCTATATGGATCGCCTGCTCTCGCACGCACAGAAGGGCGAATTGAATCCCGCTTATCTCGCCACGCACCGCTTCTCGCTGGAAGAGGCGCCACGCGGCTACGACATGTTCAAGCACAAGACCGACGGCTGCGTCCGTGCCGTGTTCGCGCCGTGA
- a CDS encoding DMT family transporter — MSSAWIYPFIIVGGVLQAAGAPINGELKAALVNPWLASSVSFLLVTFLAIALFCIQPTPLPTLDALRGMKWWAPLGGIVGAVAVFAGLTLVQKVGVGTLNGLTICANLVASVAIDHFGWIGVAEHPLSGLRALGTVLMIAGVALVMRF; from the coding sequence ATGAGCAGCGCGTGGATTTATCCCTTCATCATCGTGGGCGGCGTTCTTCAGGCTGCGGGCGCGCCGATCAATGGCGAGCTCAAAGCCGCGCTCGTCAATCCGTGGCTTGCGTCGAGCGTGTCGTTCCTGCTCGTCACGTTCCTCGCCATCGCGTTGTTCTGCATACAACCGACGCCGTTGCCGACGCTCGACGCTTTGCGCGGCATGAAGTGGTGGGCGCCGCTCGGGGGCATCGTAGGCGCCGTCGCGGTGTTTGCCGGTCTGACGCTCGTGCAGAAAGTGGGCGTCGGCACGCTCAATGGCCTGACCATCTGCGCGAATCTGGTCGCATCGGTCGCGATCGACCACTTCGGATGGATCGGCGTGGCCGAGCATCCGCTGAGCGGGCTGCGTGCGCTCGGCACCGTGTTGATGATCGCGGGCGTCGCGCTCGTCATGCGATTCTGA